In Engraulis encrasicolus isolate BLACKSEA-1 chromosome 15, IST_EnEncr_1.0, whole genome shotgun sequence, the following proteins share a genomic window:
- the LOC134464231 gene encoding hemagglutinin/amebocyte aggregation factor-like, whose product MCKAVDSSSGEDDEGDLTEVERMIEDLAKRPTYEESKSFANEALDDLEVPALSNDTDGSSAKRSKRYVNSFNGYFYAICPSTQTISRISSYHSNAYEDRRFSFSCKSTFSSTPTCTGSGYVNSFNGVLSYTCPSNYVMSGVASYHNNYYQDRRFYIRCCRAPGHYHHSCRWTPWVNYYEEYFNWYVPNYNYLAGVYSIHHNSPQDRRFRFLYCAKY is encoded by the exons ATGTGCAAGGCAGTGGACTCCAGCTCTGGTGAAGATGATGAGGGAGACCTGACAGAGGTTGAGCGCATGATTGAAGACCTGGCAAAACGGCCCACATATG AGGAATCAAAAAGCTTTGCTAATGAAGCGCTGGATGACCTGGAAGTCCCTGCCCTGTCAAATGACACAG ATGGATCATCGGCCAAGAGATCCAAGAGATATGTAAACTCCTTCAATGGTTACTTCTACGCCATCTGCCCATCCACCCAAACCATCTCCAGGATTTCCAG TTACCACAGTAATGCCTATGAGGATCGTCGGTTCAGCTTCAGCTGCAAATCCACATTCAGCTCCACCCCCACGTGCACTGGCAGTGGTTATGTGAACAGCTTTAATGGTGTTCTCTCCTACACCTGCCCTTCCAACTACGTCATGTCAGGAGTAGCCAGCTATCACAACAACTACTACCAGGACCGCAG GTTCTACATCAGGTGTTGCAGAGCCCCTGGCCATTACCACCACAGCTGCCGTTGGACCCCCTGGGTGAACTACTATGAGGAGTACTTCAACTGGTATGTGCCCAACTACAACTACCTGGCCGGAGTCTACTCCATCCACCACAACTCTCCCCA GGATCGCCGCTTCAGGTTCCTCTACTGTGCAAAATACTGA